A portion of the Aythya fuligula isolate bAytFul2 chromosome 10, bAytFul2.pri, whole genome shotgun sequence genome contains these proteins:
- the FEZF2 gene encoding fez family zinc finger protein 2 yields MASSGSLETVMPSSCPRHDGRAAAANPSKSLAFSIERIMAKTSEPKPAFEQRQGGPGPEPEPGKKPLSLCSPLPCVIPIPPLGYEVPSKTLLNYSELWKSSLRGGGGLCKANCGVCCKAELALGQPSGRLIKPQVIHQAGAVPAAPRSLYYFNYLDAAYHPADLLHGQLFPAGLLGAPPPGGLSAHQKLFLLENAKLAGLAAEKLPPPPPPLAHKERLPGHLDQVMKEAAERGGPPKGHAKLGGGGAAEGKPKNFTCEVCGKVFNAHYNLTRHMPVHTGARPFVCKVCGKGFRQASTLCRHKIIHTQEKPHKCNQCGKAFNRSSTLNTHIRIHAGYKPFVCEFCGKGFHQKGNYKNHKLTHSGEKQYKCTICNKAFHQIYNLTFHMHTHNDKKPFTCVTCGKGFCRNFDLKKHVRKLHDSVSSAPPPPPRDPARSGQS; encoded by the exons ATGGCGAGCTCGGGGTCGCTGGAGACGGTCatgccttcctcctgcccccggCACGACGGCAGGGCCGCCGCCGCTAACCCCTCCAAGAGCCTGGCCTTCTCCATCGAGCGGATCATGGCCAAGACGTCGGAACCCAAGCCGGCCTTCGAGCAGAGGCAAGGCGGCCCGgggccggagccggagccgggcAAGAAGCCGCTGAGCCTGTGCTCGCCCCTGCCCTGCGTGATCCCCATCCCGCCGCTGGGCTACGAGGTGCCCTCCAAGACTCTCCTCAACTACTCGGAGCTGTGGAAGAGCAGCctgcggggcggcggggggctctGCAAAGCCAACTGCGGCGTGTGCTGCAAGGCAGAGCTCGCCCTGGGCCAGCCCAGCGGCCGGCTCATCAAGCCGCAGGTCATCCACCAGGCGGGGGCCGTGCCGGCTGCCCCCCGCTCCCTTTACTACTTCAATTACCTGGACGCCGCGTACCACCCGGCCGACCTGCTGCACGGACAGCTCTTCCCCGCCGGCCTGCTgggcgccccgccgccggggggGCTCTCCGCTCACCAGaagcttttcctgctggaaaacGCCAAGCTGGCGGGGCTGGCGGCCGAGAagctgccgccgccgcctccccccctGGCGCACAAGGAGAGGCTGCCCGGCCACCTGGACCAGGTGATGAAGGAGGCGGCGGAGCGCGGGGGCCCCCCCAAAGGCCACGCCAAGCTgggaggcggcggggcggcggagGGCAAGCCCAAGAACTTCACCTGCGAGGTCTGCGGCAAG GTGTTCAACGCGCACTACAACCTCACCCGCCACATGCCGGTGCACACGGGGGCCAGGCCGTTCGTCTGCAAGGTGTGCGGGAAGGGCTTCCGCCAGGCCAGCACCCTGTGCCGGCACAAAATCATCCACACGCAG GAGAAACCCCACAAGTGCAACCAGTGCGGGAAGGCGTTCAACAGGAGCTCCACGCTCAACACCCACATCCGCATCCACGCCGGCTACAAGCCCTTCGTCTGCGAGTTCTGCGGCAAGGGCTTCCACCAGAAAG GCAACTACAAGAACCACAAGCTGACCCACAGCGGCGAGAAGCAGTACAAGTGCACGATTTGCAACAAAGCCTTCCACCAGATCTATAACTTGACTTTCCACATGCACACCCACAACGACAAGAAGCCCTTCACGTGCGTCACTTGCGGGAAAGGATTTTGCAGAAACTTTGATTTAAAGAAGCACGTCCGAAAGTTGCACGACAGCGTCTCCagcgcgccgccgccgccgccccgggaCCCTGCGCGCAGCGGGCAGAGCTAA